AAGTTGTTGAATTAAAGCTGACTCGGTTGAAACTGATGTCGCGGAAAAGCGGGGCGGAAATAGCCATGAGAATGAAGAGTAACGACATGACTAACCCGGCAAGACCGGCAATCGAGGTGATTTTTTTAACAATATTAATGCCTTGCAAGGCTGTTACGACAACGAGGAGGAAGATAATAATGCAAATTAATTGGATAACTTGAAAATTAAAGTCGCTGGCGCGTTTATCTCCCCAGATTGCCCAACTTCCGGCCACAACTATATTGAGTGGTTTTTGGGAAATATAGGGCATGTGAACCACCCAATAGGTCCAACCGGCATAATAGGCTAACTTTTTACTGAAGCTTTGCTCGACCCACGAGGACACACCGCCGCCGGCTTCTTTGAAGGCCGAACCCATTTCGCCGACCATCAAGGCATAGGGCACGAAGTAGATTACAAAAACTATGACCCAAGTCAAGATGGATCGCATACCGCCATAGAAGGCGTAACCGTTGATTACATTTCCGAAGCCCCAAACCGTCATGAAGGCCATCATTGCCAGTGTTTGCCAGGTAATGTTACGTTGCTTGGCATCCAATGGTACTTTTTGCGTTGCTTTTTCCATAGTAGTACCTGCTTCTTTCATAATATTTGTAAATAAAATGTATAAATTTTATTACAATTCCATTCTAGCAGAAAAAATCAATTAAAGGGAGATATTCGGAAATAAAAATCGTTTTTAATGATAAAAAGAAAATAAATAGTAGAAAAAAAGACGCAATTTTTCTTGGCGTTTGAAAGATAGCTGAATATTTAATCGGGGGGGACTGAAGACAGCTGAAAAGCACTGCGGTGAAAGCTGAAAAACATTTCGGCTGAAGTTGATGACCCAGAATCTTACATGCAGGATTAGCTTAGTTTCTCCCAAGGAGAGGGATATTCTCAGGGTGGTTTAGATAATGTGTAAAGGTTTCGGGTCACGCGTATAATTTTCCGACTATATAGTTGGCCAAACGAATCGGTAAAAAACGGAACAGGAGTACGGCTGCTTTATATGAAATATCTACTGGATACAAGGGCTTAGGGTGATTGACAGCAGCGGCTTTGACAATCGCAGCGGCGATGTGCTCGGCCGGCTTGCCGTGCAGTTCATCATTTTCCATGCGTTTAAGTGAAGCGGCGCAGCGTTCGCGATAGCACAGCGGTTCGGCTGAGAGGTCGACGGGCTTGCGGGCTGCGGTGAAGCCGGTGGATACATCTCCGGGCAAAATGGCTACGGCATTCGCCCCGGTGCCGCGAAGTTCGTTGGCTAAGCCCAGAGTTAGGGCAATCAGCCCAGCTTTGCTGACTGAATAGGCGGTTTGAAAAGGGATAGGAACGGCTCCGGCAACTGAAGATACAATGATAATGCGACCGCAGCTTTTGCGTAAATAGGGTAAAACGGCTTTGGCCAAGTGAATTGCTCCATGTAAGTTGACATCCAGTTGTCGATCCAAATCAGCCGAAACGGCAGCTTCGATTGAGCCGGCAATACCGTAGCCAGCATTACTGACAACCAAGTCGATGTGGCCTTGTTCTTCAGCTATTTGCTTAATCGCAGCATAGATTTGCTCGGGTTGACTGACATCACATTGAATATTAAGTACGGTATTATTGGCACGGCGGCTTAAGTTATAAACAATATACCCTTGTTTCAGCAGTTTTGCGGCGACCGCTTCGCCGATACCGCTGGAAGCCCCGGTTATAACGGCCACTTTAGTTGAAGATACATTGCCCGGGACGATGCTTGAGGTGGTTTGCTGAGTCATATTATTTCTTTCCTTTCATCCTCCGAAGTGCCCAAAATAAATTACAAGAAAGATTATAAATTCTTTTATGCAATTGCGCCACTGGTTGTAAAATAGACGTAAAATAGACGATAACTAATGCCATATAGCTGTCGATGTCGCTATTGGTACCGGCAAGTGACTCTAATGGATATTTCGTCAGTCTTTTATGTACAAAGGATTGACTGTTGTTTGAATCAAACGGTGAAAAGCGAATGCGGACATGACGAATGCTACGGCTTCGGCGATGGGAAATGCCCACCAGATATAACTAAGCTCTCCCCATAACGAAATAATATAGGCCAACGGCAAGATGACGATCAACTGCCGGGTTACGGAAACAATCATGCTTATGGTGCCGTGGCCGAGGGCTTGAAAAAATCCGGAAAAAGTGACGCAGACGGCGGCTATAGGAAAGCTGTAGGAAATGCTGCGTAGAGCGGGGATACCGATAGTCAGCATCAAAGGGGTAGGATTAAACAGTTCAATTAGCTCAGCGGCAAATACTTGCATACCTATAAAGCCGAAAAGCATGATCATAACCGCGTAGACTGTAGCAAGCTTAACGGTTTTTTTGATTCTTGCCGGTTTTTCCGCTCCATAATTAAAGGCGATAATCGGTATGGAGGCATTGTTCAAACCGAAGACCGGCATGAATAGGAAACTTTGAATTTTAAAATAAATCCCCAACACTGCCACGGCGGTTGATGAAAAGCGGCCGATAATTGTATTTAGTCCGAAAATGAGAAAAGAGCCGATAGAAGCCATAACAGAGGACGGCAGGCCTATACGTAATATTTCCCACAAGATTTTGCTGTCAGGGCGCAGATGCTTTAATTTTAGGTGAATATCATGGTTGAATATGTGATTAAAAATAAAGGCTGCGATAGCGGCAATGAGCTGACTCGTTACGGTGGCATAGGCTGCACCCGCTATCCCGAAGGCCGGAAAACCGCAATACCCGAAAATCAATATCGGATCCAGAATTATGTTCAAGATTGCGCCGAACCCCTGAACGATCATTGTCGGCAGGCTTCGGCCGGTTGCTTGCAGGATGCGCTCGAACATGATCTCAAAGTAAAGACCGCCGGAAAGCAACATACAGATTTTAAGATAGCGTATTCCACCATAAGCTATATCGGCGTTGGCGGTTTGTAGATGCATGAAAGGCTCACTGCCGAATACGGAAAAGACAATACTAGCAATTGCACAGCAAAGGGCCAAAAATACGCCGTTGCCGGCGGTGTGTTCCGCAACGCTAAAATTTTTGCGACCCAGATTGCGCGCGACGACGGCATTAACTCCCACAGCTAAGCCAATATTAAAAGCCATAAACAGCATTTGGATCGGAAAAGCCAGGGAAACCGCTGTCAATGCGTTTTCACTGATCTGAGCTACATAAATGCTGTCGACAATGTTATAAAGTGCACTGATGAGCATGGCAACCATTATAGGCAGGGCCATAGTAATCAGGAGGCGATTTTCGGGCATCGTGCCCATTTTATTTTCGTTCATCGAAAACTCCCGGAAATATTTAATTTATTACGTTGCGTCGAATAAAATTAAGCTGTATTGATTGTGATCGAAGATTACATTATATAAAAGCTTGCTATTTGCGAAACGAATATTTATATTAGTTTAACATGGAATGCGCCGCCAGCATAGTCGGGTTGGTTGCGGAGACAAATGCTGACGGCGCATGAAATGTGGAGGATTGTCATTAACAGTTTAGGCCTAGTGGCCTCTCGTTCCCGTATTCGCATTTGGGGAAGGCGGGAAGAATTCGAAATTAAAATTTACTTTAGTATTATTTACTTTGATCAATTACGACTGCAGTGGAACATTGCCGGCAAAATATTTTACCTGCTCCGAAACTGACGACAAAGACAAGTAAGGTCGGAACCAGCCATGCTAAGCTGTATTCGCTCAAAGGTAATTTTCTTAGCAACTCACCCAGGCTTTGCGGCAAGAAATTCATATTGTTGATAACGTCCACAAAGCTAAAGAATAAGCAGGTGTAGATAGTGACCGTGAAAATATGTTTGTTGTTTGAGTAGAAGTCGTAGCCTACGCCGAGCAAAATTAAGACAACGGATACCGGACTCATGATCAACAAGGTTGGCAGAGAGAATTTGATGATGGCATCCAAGCCGAAATTAGCCAAAACACAGGAAATAAGGCTTATTAAAATGACCATCGCGCGATAAGAAATCTTCGGGATAAGTTTACTGAAGTATTGCGACAGGGACATGATCAAGCCGATGCAGGTCGTCAAGCAGGCCAAGCTGAAGACGGTTATGACCAACAGATACCCACCGTAACCCAAAGCCACCCTTGAGGTGAAACGCAAGATATCCGCTCCGTTTGTCGTATCAGGCCACAGTGCAGCCGTAGTTACGCCAATATAGGTGAGCATTGCATATATGACTAGCAGCAGCGAACCCGCAATGAAAGCGGCCATATAGGTGTACTTTTTGCCGACTTTTTCGTCATCCGTAAGTTTAAGCGACTTTATAGCCACGGCGATGGCGAAACCGAAGTTCAGCGAAGCCAAGGCGTCCATGGTGTTGTAACCATCCAATATTCCGTTCAAAAAAGTGGAACTTTGATAAGCACCGGTTGAAGGCCCGAAGTGAGCTGGGAGACGGATCAAAGTAGCTACAAAAAGGCAAAGAATTAGGAAAAGCAGTGTAGGTGTCAGTATTTTACCTACGCGCGGCACCATTTTAATTGGGCTGATGCAGAGCCAGCAAGCTAACGCGAAAAACAGAACAGTGTAGATCAATCTGGCCCAAACAACAGGGACGCTTACCGGCAAGAGGGGCTGAATTGCCATGGCAAAGGGCATGCTGCCGGCACGTGGAATACCCAAACCGGGGCCGATGGCAAGGTAGATAACGATCGGGAAGAGAATCCCGAAACGACGACTTACCTTGGCGGCCAAGGCAGGTGTACCGCCCATTTTGGCGACTGCAAGAATACCTAGTACAGGGCAAATAACAGCGGTTATGGCAAAGCCTAAGATGGCTGAAACGAAATTGCCTCCTGCCAACTTACCCATGAGTGGGGGGAAGATTAGATTTCCGGCTCCGAAGAAGAAGCCGAAAAGCAAGAAACTTATTTGTAGTAGTGAACGAACTGATAATTGTTTCTGCATAGTCTAGTTTGTTTCCTTTTTTTAGTTTGATTAAGCCACTTCTCGCTACGGCTTAATAGGAGGATTTTATTGCCCCGGAACTTGCCTGTCCAGTGAATTTTTGTTATTTCCCACGTCAGCGAAAACTTGATTAATAACGTTCATATTTCTGAACTCATTTTGATGAATTTGTTTAGCCGTAAGGCCTAAAACGCCTGATTTTGACTGCTCATTTAATTTTTGAAGAAATAATGTTCAATACCGAATCGTTTTTTTAGCGAAACTTTGTGTAAATCTTTGATTTTTGCCGAGAAGGCGATTTAGGGGTTATACTGCAAAAATAAGTGTGATAGAATGGTGAAACTTAATCAAACAGCCCATACTGAATTTAAAAATGATATGACGAGATTGCCTATGAATGAGAATTTACAAACAAACATTACAAGATGTTCCGAGAGCGAACCGATGATCAAGATCGCTGGATTGACTAAGATTTACCGTGTTGGAGACCGCGTTTTTAAAGCGGTAGATGATGTTAGCTTGAGTGTAAACCGAAGTGAAATTTTCGGTATCATCGGCTTGAGCGGTGCCGGAAAATCGACTTTGATCCGCTGTATTAATCGCTTGGAAGAACCGGATGAAGGTCAGATTTTAGTTGACGGAGTTAATATAACTGCCTGCAACCGCCATGAACTGTATGAGCAACGACGCGATATCGGAATGATATTTCAAAATTTCAATTTGTTTCAGCAAAAAAATGTTTTTGAAAACATAGCTTATCCGTTGCGCATCGCCGGTCGTAACAAGGCCGAAATAAAGGAACGAGTTGAGGAACTTCTGGATTTTGTAATGTTGCGTGAAAAGAAATTCGCCTATCCGACATCTCTTTCCGGCGGCCAAAAACAGCGGGTTGCCATTGCTAGAGCGATCGCCACCAATCCTAAAGTTTTGCTCAGTGACGAATCAACCTCAGCACTTGATCCGGCCAGCACGGCTCAGATTTTGGATCTCTTGCGCAAAACGGTGGATGTTTACGGCACCTCAGTCGTACTCATCACGCATCAAATGGAAGTAGCCAAGGACATTTGCGATCGAATTGCAGTTATGGAAAATGGCAAAATTATCGAAGAAAACGATGTCGAAACCTTGTTCCGTCGCCCGAAAACGCGGTTGGCGCAAAACTTGATTAAAACGGTAGCGGTTACTACCGAGGAAGCCCCGATTAATGCTTCAGATTATGAGGGCAGCGTTTATCGTCTCAGCTATGATGAAAAGGGGGCTGGCACGCCGGTATTAAGCAGGTGTATTGTTGACTGTAAAGTTGATATAAATATAATCGCCGGTAATATAAGTAAAGTAACCAACACAAGTGTCGGATATTTGTATGTGGAAATTTTGGGTGAGCGACAAAATACCGAGCAGGCGGTCAAATACTTGCGTGACCGTGGTGTCGTAGTACAGGAGGTGCAACATGAATTGGGATAATATTTTACGTTTAATCGTTCCAGCCTTGGGACAAACCTTATACATGGTGGGCGCATCTTCCTTGATTGCCGTAGCTTTGGGGCTGCCGTTAGCGATTGTTCTTTACCTGACTCGCCCTGATGGTTTTTATCCTTGTCGGGCGGTATATCGTCTGCTTAACTGGTTTATCAATATATTGCGTTCTCTGCCGTTTGTTATCTTGATGTTTTTGATGTTTCCGGTCACGCGTCTGTTGGTCGGCAAAATCATCGGTTCGACGGCGTCAATTGTGCCGATAGCCGCTTCGGCGGCCCCGTTTGTGGCACGCTTATTTGAAAGTCATTTTCTGGAGATCGATCGAGGAATAATTGAGGCCGCGCGGGCTATGGGCTCGCGTACTGGCCAAATAATCGGGAGGGTGATATTGCCGGAATCGTTGCCGGCCCTGGTTAACGCTGTCACAATTACGATTATCAACGTCATTGCTTATTCGGCTATGGCGGGACTGATCGGGGGCGGCGGCCTGGGAGATGTGGCCAACGTGTACGGCTACCAGATGCGTCGGTACGACATCATGTACTCTGCCGTCGTAGTAATTATCGTGATTGTGCAGATTGTTCAACACGTCGGCAATACCATTGCTGCTAAGCTTAACCACAAATAATTATCAACTTGGAGGATCTTATGAAGAAAACTTTAGCAATATTATCTACTGTAATCAGCCTTACACTTGCGCTTACCGCTTGCGGAGGCAACGAAACGACTTCGGATAAAACCGGGACAGCTTCCGCTGCTGCCAGCCAGAAACTTGAAAAGATTAAAATCGGAGTCAGCTCAACGCCGCACGCTGTAATTATTGAGAAATTACAGCCGGAATTTAAGGCAGCCGGCCTAGATGTGGAAAGTGTAATTTTTGAGGATTTCGTTCAACCGAATATTGCCCTGAACGATGGCTCACTGGATGCCAACTATTTCCAACACAAGCCTTACTTTGATGCTTTTACCAAAGAGCAAAAACTTGATTTGGAAGTCCTCGGCTACGTGCATATTGAACCGATGGGTTTGTATTCAACCAAATATAAGTCAGTTGATGAAATCAAAGACGGCGATGAAATTCTTTTGCCGAATGACGTAACGAACGGCGCCCGCGCTCTGCTTCTTTTGGAAAAGGCCGGTTTACTGAAACTAAAATCCGATGCACTTGACGTTACTCCGTTGGATGTTAAAGAAAATCCGAAAAAACTTAAACTGACCCAATTGAATGCGCCGACCATTCCAAGCGCTTATAAAGATGCGGCTGCCGGGGTCATAAACAGCAATTTCTTGATCAGTGCCGGTATCGATCCGTCCACCGCTTTGATTCGTGAAGACGGTAAAAACAACCCGTATGCCAATTTGGTGGCTGTTCGCAAGGGTGATGCGGCCAAAGAGAAGTTCCAAAAATTAATTAAAGTGCTTACATCAGAAAAGGCGAAAGAAATTATTAAAACTGAGTTTAAAGGTGAAATTCAGCCGGCCTGAGGTCTCACTTGATGATTTAGCCTGAATCATGTGCCTGTTA
This is a stretch of genomic DNA from Mageeibacillus indolicus UPII9-5. It encodes these proteins:
- the brnQ gene encoding branched-chain amino acid transport system II carrier protein; translation: MQKQLSVRSLLQISFLLFGFFFGAGNLIFPPLMGKLAGGNFVSAILGFAITAVICPVLGILAVAKMGGTPALAAKVSRRFGILFPIVIYLAIGPGLGIPRAGSMPFAMAIQPLLPVSVPVVWARLIYTVLFFALACWLCISPIKMVPRVGKILTPTLLFLILCLFVATLIRLPAHFGPSTGAYQSSTFLNGILDGYNTMDALASLNFGFAIAVAIKSLKLTDDEKVGKKYTYMAAFIAGSLLLVIYAMLTYIGVTTAALWPDTTNGADILRFTSRVALGYGGYLLVITVFSLACLTTCIGLIMSLSQYFSKLIPKISYRAMVILISLISCVLANFGLDAIIKFSLPTLLIMSPVSVVLILLGVGYDFYSNNKHIFTVTIYTCLFFSFVDVINNMNFLPQSLGELLRKLPLSEYSLAWLVPTLLVFVVSFGAGKIFCRQCSTAVVIDQSK
- a CDS encoding methionine ABC transporter ATP-binding protein; amino-acid sequence: MNENLQTNITRCSESEPMIKIAGLTKIYRVGDRVFKAVDDVSLSVNRSEIFGIIGLSGAGKSTLIRCINRLEEPDEGQILVDGVNITACNRHELYEQRRDIGMIFQNFNLFQQKNVFENIAYPLRIAGRNKAEIKERVEELLDFVMLREKKFAYPTSLSGGQKQRVAIARAIATNPKVLLSDESTSALDPASTAQILDLLRKTVDVYGTSVVLITHQMEVAKDICDRIAVMENGKIIEENDVETLFRRPKTRLAQNLIKTVAVTTEEAPINASDYEGSVYRLSYDEKGAGTPVLSRCIVDCKVDINIIAGNISKVTNTSVGYLYVEILGERQNTEQAVKYLRDRGVVVQEVQHELG
- a CDS encoding methionine ABC transporter permease translates to MNWDNILRLIVPALGQTLYMVGASSLIAVALGLPLAIVLYLTRPDGFYPCRAVYRLLNWFINILRSLPFVILMFLMFPVTRLLVGKIIGSTASIVPIAASAAPFVARLFESHFLEIDRGIIEAARAMGSRTGQIIGRVILPESLPALVNAVTITIINVIAYSAMAGLIGGGGLGDVANVYGYQMRRYDIMYSAVVVIIVIVQIVQHVGNTIAAKLNHK
- a CDS encoding MATE family efflux transporter, with the translated sequence MNENKMGTMPENRLLITMALPIMVAMLISALYNIVDSIYVAQISENALTAVSLAFPIQMLFMAFNIGLAVGVNAVVARNLGRKNFSVAEHTAGNGVFLALCCAIASIVFSVFGSEPFMHLQTANADIAYGGIRYLKICMLLSGGLYFEIMFERILQATGRSLPTMIVQGFGAILNIILDPILIFGYCGFPAFGIAGAAYATVTSQLIAAIAAFIFNHIFNHDIHLKLKHLRPDSKILWEILRIGLPSSVMASIGSFLIFGLNTIIGRFSSTAVAVLGIYFKIQSFLFMPVFGLNNASIPIIAFNYGAEKPARIKKTVKLATVYAVMIMLFGFIGMQVFAAELIELFNPTPLMLTIGIPALRSISYSFPIAAVCVTFSGFFQALGHGTISMIVSVTRQLIVILPLAYIISLWGELSYIWWAFPIAEAVAFVMSAFAFHRLIQTTVNPLYIKD
- a CDS encoding SDR family NAD(P)-dependent oxidoreductase, which codes for MTQQTTSSIVPGNVSSTKVAVITGASSGIGEAVAAKLLKQGYIVYNLSRRANNTVLNIQCDVSQPEQIYAAIKQIAEEQGHIDLVVSNAGYGIAGSIEAAVSADLDRQLDVNLHGAIHLAKAVLPYLRKSCGRIIIVSSVAGAVPIPFQTAYSVSKAGLIALTLGLANELRGTGANAVAILPGDVSTGFTAARKPVDLSAEPLCYRERCAASLKRMENDELHGKPAEHIAAAIVKAAAVNHPKPLYPVDISYKAAVLLFRFLPIRLANYIVGKLYA
- a CDS encoding MetQ/NlpA family ABC transporter substrate-binding protein encodes the protein MKKTLAILSTVISLTLALTACGGNETTSDKTGTASAAASQKLEKIKIGVSSTPHAVIIEKLQPEFKAAGLDVESVIFEDFVQPNIALNDGSLDANYFQHKPYFDAFTKEQKLDLEVLGYVHIEPMGLYSTKYKSVDEIKDGDEILLPNDVTNGARALLLLEKAGLLKLKSDALDVTPLDVKENPKKLKLTQLNAPTIPSAYKDAAAGVINSNFLISAGIDPSTALIREDGKNNPYANLVAVRKGDAAKEKFQKLIKVLTSEKAKEIIKTEFKGEIQPA